In Chitinophagaceae bacterium C216, the genomic stretch CACAAAAGGTGTATTACTATTATTTCCTGTGAATAAAACAGGAAAAAATGTGATATCCTGTGCAAAAACCCAGAAATTTGTCGCATTTATTGTGAGTATATAAAAACTGCCGTTACCTAAATATTTCTACATGCATCCCAAGTTGCTCTCCATAAAAGATTTTACCTATAATCTACCCGAGGAGAAAATAGCGTTTCACCCATTGGCTCATAGAGACGAATCTAAGCTATTGATTTACAGAGATGGAAATATCCAAGAAAGTACCTATAAAAACATTGCGGAGCAAATCCCTTCTGGCTCACTAATGATTTTTAATAATACCAAAGTTGTGGAAGCGCGGCTGCTATTTCAAAAGCCGACAGGGGGTGTCATCGAAATCTTTTGTTTGGAACCGCACGAAAGCTACCCCGATATCACCACAGCTATGAATCAGGTAGGGAAAGTGCAATGGTTGTGTCTTATTGGCGGTGCATCGAAGTGGAAGCCGGGAATGATTTTATCCCTCCCCTTACAGATAGGTGGTAAAAATTTCCTTCTCGAAGCTTCATATATTGAAAAACGTACCGACTGCTTTGTAATTGAGCTAAGATGGGATTGTCCGGTTAGTTTTGCTGAGGTATTACACTACGCTGGTCATGTTCCACTGCCCCCTTATATCAAGAGAGCCGATGAACGAGCCGATAAAACCCGCTATCAGACCGTTTTTGCACAACATGAGGGTTCCGTAGCAGCGCCCACCGCGGGACTGCATTTTACTGAGAACATACTAAACCATTTGGCAGATAGAAACATACAAACGGACTTTGTCACCCTGCATGTAGGTGTCGGTACTTTCAAACCGGTAAAAGCCGATATCATGGAAAACCATGAAATGCATTATGAATGGATTGAAGTGAAGCAATCGCTGATCTCAAGCTTAATGCAGCATCGGGAGGCGCCTATAGTAGCCGTAGGGACCACTTCCATGCGTACATTGGAAAGTCTCTATTGGCTAGGAACAAAGCTGCTTCACCATCCCAATATATTCGATAATCAGCTACCGATACTAACACAGTGGGAGTGTTACGAAATACAGCATCAGCCCACACTTGGGGAGGCATTGGAAGCACTATTACACTATATGCAAAAAAACAATCGTGACCGGCTGCTTGCTAAAACACAAATCATCATTGCTCCAGGGTATAATTTTAAAGTAGTGGAAGGATTGGTTACCAATTTTCACCAGCCGGCTTCTACATTATTATTATTAGTGGCTGCTTTTATCGGCAATGACTGGAAGAAAGTATATGACTATGCCTTGCAACACAACTTCCGTTTTTTAAGTTATGGCGACGGAAATCTATTGTGGCGTTATAAAAATAATTAAGAATGCCAAAAACTTTCACTCAAAGAAAAAACCCTCATGAAGAAACACTCCATGAGGGTTAAATTTTATATGGAACCAATCCAGATTCCACACCCAAAACCTTAAAAACTTTCCTAGTTCAGCAGCGACTCAATTTTCTTTACAAAATTGCTCTTAGGTTGAGCCCCTACCAGTTTATCCACTACCTGTCCGTTTTTGATAAACAAAATAGCAGGAATAGAGGTAATACCGTAATTCATCGAAACCTGCGGATTCACATCCACATTTACTTTTCCGATGTTCACTTTGCCTTCGTATTCTTTTGCAAGCTCTTCAATAACAGGACCAATAGCGCGGCAAGGACCACACCACTCGGCCCAGAAGTCTACCACTGTCAGTTTATCTGAGTCCAGTACCTCTGTCTGGAAGTTAGCATCTGTAAATTCTTTTGCCATTATTAAGATAGTTTAAAGTTGATAATTCGTTTTAAAAAACCCTGTCAAAGTTAAGTGCACAAAAGAATAACAGCAAATGCTCCAATTTGTTGTGAAGAAAATGTCAATTCCTCGCTTTCCACCTCTCGGTATTTAATGGGATACGGTCTGAAAAGACTCCGGTTGGTGCCGATATTTGAAAATCAGAGCAAAAAGCACTGCGATGGTCAATGCGTAAGCGCTGAAGATGAACCATACCGAAGGCCAGTCGGTTACACCATCTATTGTATAATGTTGCACCATCCAACCACTGCCGTAGCTACCTATCATGGCGCCTATTCCATTAGTCATCATCATAAATAGTCCCTGTGCGCTTCCCCTAATATTAGATGGTGCTTCTTTTTCGATAAACAAAGAACCGGAGATATTGAAAAAGTCAAAAGCCATTCCATAAACTATCATAGACAAAATCAGGAATATCAGTCCGCTACCTGGATTACCGATGCCGAAAAGCCCGAAACGCAGACACCAAGCCACCATACTCATCAACATCACCGTTTTAATACCATAGCGTCTTAAGAAAAAAGGAATGGTTACAATAAACACGGTTTCGGATATTTGAGAGATGGATACCAAGATATTTGGGTATTTCACCCCAATCGTATCCGCATATGCGGGGTCAGATTTAAAATGGTCGATAAAAGGCACGCCCCACTGATTGGTGATTTGCAGAGCTGCACCTAGGAACATAGAGAAAATAAAGAAAATGGCCATTTTGGTAATCCCGAACAATTTGAGGGCATCCAACCCGAAAGCCTCGGCCAGTGAAGAAGACTTGGTATTAGCCGGCTTACAATATGGGAGTGTAAAACAATAAAGCCCTGTAATAATCGAACTGCCGCAGGCAAAAAGTAGCTGTCCTTTGGTCAGTGTCAGATGAAATAAATCGGTTAGCCACATAGCCGCAATAAATCCTATGGTTCCCCACACTCTTATGGGAGGAAAATCTTTTTGCGGTTCCATTCCATGGCTCTTCAGCACATAGTAAGACACCGTATTATTCAGCGAAATGGTAGGCATATAAGCTGCACACACCAATAACATAGCCCAGAACATGGTGGTGGGTGTAGTTACGGTAGAAGCATAATATAATGCTGCTGCCCCCACCAGATGCATAATACCCAGCAGTCTTTCGGCATTGATCCATTTATCACTTACAATTCCTAGCAGAGGTGGCATGAAAATAGAAGCAATACCTAGGGTCAGAAACACCGTACCAATCTCCTCCCCCTGAAAATGCAAAGTAGCATACATGTAACCTCCGATAGAAGTAAGATAGGCTCCCCAGATAAAAAACTGAAGGAAGTTAATGATAGTCAATCTAAACTTAATGGACATACGGATGATTTTACTTATTTAGTACAACCAGTGTGGATATGAAGTACGTCATTGCCCCCTCGCATCTGGCAGTACAATAATATAGCAGCCCAACGAATCTAAATAAAAATTGTGAACAAACTAATATATTTCAACGTGAATATAAATTTTTAAAACATACCTCACCAGAAGAGTATCTGCTCAATTCAGCTCCAGGTAAGGATCTCCGAGGAAATATGAGTTCAATCATGAAATTTTAAACCTATAAACTTATCATCCGTTATATCTTTGTAGCATTAATTGATTCTAATGAGTATACAAACCTTACCCGTCGCCGATAGTCAGTTACAGAAAATAGCAGACAAAGTATATAACGGACAAAGAATTAGTGATGAAGAAGGACTTTATCTGTTCGAGCACGGTAGCTTAGCTTTTGTAGGAGCACTGGCCAATTATATCAGAGAACAAAAGCATGGCAATATCACCTATTTTAATAGAAACTTCCATATTGAGCCTACTAATGCTTGTGTATATTCCTGTCATTTCTGTAGCTATAGCCGTTTGTATGCACACCGCGATGAGGCTTGGGAGCTGTCGCTGGAGCAAATGATGGACATTGTTCGCAAATACGACAACGAACCGGTGACGGAAGTACATATCGTAGGTGGCGTGCACCCTAAAATGAATTTGGAGTTTTTTGCTGAATTACTAAGAAAAATCAAGGCGCACCGTCCGGACCTGCATATTAAAGGGTTTACCGCTGTAGAGCTGGATTATATGTTCCGCAAGGCTAAAAAAACAGTTCGAGAAGGATTGGAATATCTTAAAGAAGCAGGACTGGAAAGCCTGCCGGGTGGTGGAGCTGAGATTTTTGCTCCGGAAATCCGCAAACAGATTTGTGCCGATAAGGTAGATGGTCAAGGCTGGCTACATATTCATCAAACAGCACACGAACTGGGTATGCAAACCAATGCCACTATGCTGTTTGGTCATATCGAAAAATTTGAACACCGTATCGATCACATGCGTCAGCTGCGCGAATTACAAGATAAAACCGGCGGCTTTAATACGTTCATCCCGCTAAAATTCCGCAATAAGGACAACGACATGAGCCATGTACCCGAAACCTCTCTGATTGAAGATATGAGGATGTATGCCATTGCTCGTATTTATTTGGACAACTTCCCGCATATCAAGGCCTACTGGCCCATGTTGGGACGTCAAAATGCTCAATTGTCACTCTCCTTCGGTGTAAATGATATCGATGGAACTATCGATGACACTACTAAGATTTACTCTATGGCGGGCGCCGAAGAACAAAATCCTTCCATGACCACCGAGGAACTTGTAAATCTTATAAAACAAGCTAAAAGACGTCCGGTAGAACGTGGTACCCTTTACAACATTATCAAAGACTATGGTGAAGCCTCTGCCGTCGAAGTGAATATTGCATCCTTAAATTGACAAGAGTATTTCAAATTTGCCATTTAGCGGCATTTTTGTTATATTGCTAATACAAAAATGCCAGGCCATGAGTAAAGTATCCTCGATTCTTGCCAGAAAAGGTAGCGATATCATTTCCGTGCAAACCCATACTACCGTGTATGATGCCCTTAAAATAATGGCCGAAAAAAATATCGGTTCATTGGTAGTTATGGATGGAGAAAAATATGCCGGCATTCTTACCGAACGAGACTACTCCCGCAAAGTGATTCTGCAGGGTAAACATTCCGAAAACACAACAGTGGGGGAAATCATGTCTACAGATTTACCTACTGTAAGTCCCCATGACAGCGTAGAACGCTGCATGCAGCTCATGTCTGATAAAAATATTCGCTATCTACCCGTATTCGAAGGAGATAAATTATCGGGGGTTATTTCTATCAGCGATGTAGTTACTGAAACTATATTACAACAGAAAGAAACCATTCATCATCTGCAAAGCTACATCCACGGCTAGTGCAGCTTTTGAAGTGCGTCATTAATAATAGTACTCACTTCCGCTGCACGATTCAGTACTATCATATGAGTACCACCCTCGATAATATGTGTAGGATGTGACGTTTTTACCGGGAAAATTTGATCGTCGCTACCATGTATGTGAATGATATTTTCCGGAACATACTCGTTTTTCCAATGCAGCACCTGTTCTAGTGCCCATTTCACATAATTTATACGCATGTGACGTCGATAATGATTAGCCAGTTGCTGCTCCTGAGGCGCGAATGCACCTAATCGTTTATTAGCAAGTTTATATAATACTTCACTCTCACGCAAGCGATTTAAGGGAAGCACCCTGTTAAGTCGGAGTCGACCTGCCCAACGCCATATAAGTGGCAGTTCTTCTGTGGTTTTAATGCTGGAGATGAGTATTACCTGTTTTACTCTTCGGGTTCTGGCTATTTCCAATGCAACCATGCCCCCAAAGGACACGCCGATAATTACCGGCTCTTCCTCCTTAATATGTGCAGCCATGCGTTGTACATAAGCTGAATAAGTTTCGCCAGATAATGGATCCGGCCACTCAATACCTACGAGCTCCGCGTTATGCAGTGTAAGGTTTCGGAATATTCTGGTATCCGCCCCAAAACCCGGAATACAATATATTTTTCGCAATCCCCGATGCTCCACGATTATGTCACATTTATTGGAAATAAAATCCAAGAAATAATAGCCAGTCTACAACAAATCTAAAAAGAAAAAAGCGAAGGCATATTTCCTTCGCTTTCCCATATAAGTGAAAATAATTCTTATCAGCTTAAACCAAACATTCCTCTGTTGAGTTGTTGCAACAATTGGTTTTTGTATTCAGCAGCCACCAGTAGGGAAATGTTGTGGGGGCTTCCGCCATACGATACCATACGGATTGGAATATTTTTGATAGAACCGAAAAGCTTCTTGATAATTTCTTCGGTTTCGTTGATATTGTGCCCCACTACGCAAACGATCGTTTGATTTTCGTCCACCTCTACCGTACCCAACGCTTCCAATTCTTTCACGATATGTTTCAGATGCTCAGCATTATCAATGGTAAGGGACACTGCTACCTCCGAAGTCGTAATCATGTCTATAGGTGTTTTATATTTTTCAAACACCTCAAACACTTTTCTTAAAAATCCGTATGCTAACAACATACGACCACTTCTGATTTTAATGGCGTAGATATTATCCTTAGCTGCCACTGCCTTAACACCTGATGAAGCAGCCTCACCAGTTATCAATGTGCCTTTAGCATCGGGCTGCATGGTATTCAACAACTTTACCGGAATCTTGTATTGCTGGGCGGGCCATATGGATGCCGGGTGCAAA encodes the following:
- the trxA_1 gene encoding Thioredoxin — encoded protein: MAKEFTDANFQTEVLDSDKLTVVDFWAEWCGPCRAIGPVIEELAKEYEGKVNIGKVNVDVNPQVSMNYGITSIPAILFIKNGQVVDKLVGAQPKSNFVKKIESLLN
- the IMPDH gene encoding Inosine-5'-monophosphate dehydrogenase; translation: MSKVSSILARKGSDIISVQTHTTVYDALKIMAEKNIGSLVVMDGEKYAGILTERDYSRKVILQGKHSENTTVGEIMSTDLPTVSPHDSVERCMQLMSDKNIRYLPVFEGDKLSGVISISDVVTETILQQKETIHHLQSYIHG
- the xapB gene encoding Xanthosine permease produces the protein MSIKFRLTIINFLQFFIWGAYLTSIGGYMYATLHFQGEEIGTVFLTLGIASIFMPPLLGIVSDKWINAERLLGIMHLVGAAALYYASTVTTPTTMFWAMLLVCAAYMPTISLNNTVSYYVLKSHGMEPQKDFPPIRVWGTIGFIAAMWLTDLFHLTLTKGQLLFACGSSIITGLYCFTLPYCKPANTKSSSLAEAFGLDALKLFGITKMAIFFIFSMFLGAALQITNQWGVPFIDHFKSDPAYADTIGVKYPNILVSISQISETVFIVTIPFFLRRYGIKTVMLMSMVAWCLRFGLFGIGNPGSGLIFLILSMIVYGMAFDFFNISGSLFIEKEAPSNIRGSAQGLFMMMTNGIGAMIGSYGSGWMVQHYTIDGVTDWPSVWFIFSAYALTIAVLFALIFKYRHQPESFQTVSH
- the mqnE gene encoding Aminodeoxyfutalosine synthase yields the protein MSIQTLPVADSQLQKIADKVYNGQRISDEEGLYLFEHGSLAFVGALANYIREQKHGNITYFNRNFHIEPTNACVYSCHFCSYSRLYAHRDEAWELSLEQMMDIVRKYDNEPVTEVHIVGGVHPKMNLEFFAELLRKIKAHRPDLHIKGFTAVELDYMFRKAKKTVREGLEYLKEAGLESLPGGGAEIFAPEIRKQICADKVDGQGWLHIHQTAHELGMQTNATMLFGHIEKFEHRIDHMRQLRELQDKTGGFNTFIPLKFRNKDNDMSHVPETSLIEDMRMYAIARIYLDNFPHIKAYWPMLGRQNAQLSLSFGVNDIDGTIDDTTKIYSMAGAEEQNPSMTTEELVNLIKQAKRRPVERGTLYNIIKDYGEASAVEVNIASLN
- the queA_1 gene encoding S-adenosylmethionine:tRNA ribosyltransferase-isomerase, whose amino-acid sequence is MHPKLLSIKDFTYNLPEEKIAFHPLAHRDESKLLIYRDGNIQESTYKNIAEQIPSGSLMIFNNTKVVEARLLFQKPTGGVIEIFCLEPHESYPDITTAMNQVGKVQWLCLIGGASKWKPGMILSLPLQIGGKNFLLEASYIEKRTDCFVIELRWDCPVSFAEVLHYAGHVPLPPYIKRADERADKTRYQTVFAQHEGSVAAPTAGLHFTENILNHLADRNIQTDFVTLHVGVGTFKPVKADIMENHEMHYEWIEVKQSLISSLMQHREAPIVAVGTTSMRTLESLYWLGTKLLHHPNIFDNQLPILTQWECYEIQHQPTLGEALEALLHYMQKNNRDRLLAKTQIIIAPGYNFKVVEGLVTNFHQPASTLLLLVAAFIGNDWKKVYDYALQHNFRFLSYGDGNLLWRYKNN